The genomic segment CCGCTATATGACATGGATTCCGAAATTTTAATATTAGGCAGCTTTCCCTCAGTCAAATCAAGGGAGCAGCAGTTTTTCTACGGCCATCCGCAAAATCGGTTCTGGAAAGTCGTCTCAGCCGTTTTTCACTGCGAAACACCTATGACGATCCCGGAGAAAAAAGATTTTTTGTATGCGAACAGAATCGCACTGTGGGATGTGATTGCCTCCTGTGAAATCGAAGGCTCGTCCGACAGCAGTATTCAAAACGTCATCCCAAATGATATCGGCACGATTTTAATAAACAGTAATGTCAAAAAGATTTTCACCAACGGCAGCGCGTCAAGTGAATTATATAAAAAGTTAATTTATCCAAAAACGAGTATCGGGAGCATAAAGCTTCCCTCTACAAGTCCCGCAAATGCCGCATGGTCGCTCGATAAATTGATCGACGCTTGGCAGATAATCAATTTTCAAATTCAATCATAATCTCTTGTTCCAAAGCCATTTCGATCTCACACGAATAGACAGCCGATAGGATTATGCCCTGATCGGTGACGGTCTTTTGAATATCGCGGGCCGTGATCTTGGCGCCTGCCAAATCCTCGGTTTCAAACAGCGCCAATTCACTCATTCCATAAGCCAGCGCCTGTTCTTCGGTCAAGGTGTATTCGCTTTCGATTACCTCCCGAAATGTGATTTTGCGTATGTAAATGGGGAATTCCGCGCCAAACACCGTCAGCCGTTTCACTGTTTCGCTTCTGTCATAGGTCAGATCGGGTTTTGAGAAATACAGCGGGATTTTCAAGCTCAGTATACCGAATTCATACCGTATTTTTTCGTCGTCGGAAATCTCGATTTTT from the Oscillospiraceae bacterium genome contains:
- a CDS encoding DNA-deoxyinosine glycosylase — encoded protein: MDLKQLHNIPPLYDMDSEILILGSFPSVKSREQQFFYGHPQNRFWKVVSAVFHCETPMTIPEKKDFLYANRIALWDVIASCEIEGSSDSSIQNVIPNDIGTILINSNVKKIFTNGSASSELYKKLIYPKTSIGSIKLPSTSPANAAWSLDKLIDAWQIINFQIQS